In Marinobacter sp. LQ44, the following are encoded in one genomic region:
- a CDS encoding autotransporter assembly complex protein TamA yields the protein MLLARYHIQRILKLTGLAVLLSASASHASQVRVEVEGDHSDLRDNARIFVGEVEGRSADGLRRYASTAIAQVEQAIRALGYYNPVITFEVTENADGLAELVLTVVPGEPVRIRSRSVLIEGPGSEDPVLVDQIPKEPAEGDVLHHGRYNTLRQAIQNRARRLGYFDGEFVTRRLEVDPSENYADITLHYRTGERYRLGAVTFLEGHGFDDGLLNQFVTFEPGIPFHADEVAKLNSDLSSSGYFSGVDIDASPNRAEDGVIPVDIGLTPRPPRSVGAGVGFSTDVGPRFRGNWREHYTNPTGHRRGADTELSELRQNVSGWYELPLDPPMTDSIRLGTGYQRENIEDVESERLTLGQQWRHQLDTGWMQVLSIRWEGERFKIGEDERGNSSLLLPGLSYSKLQANSPLDPSRGYRLQFDVTGAHRAIISDADILHVNVLARGLYTLADNHRFLTRFNFGGVATNSFSDVPPSLRFFAGGDQSVRGYGYETLSPRDDNGVAVGGRFQLVGGVEYQYEFVRNWRVAAFVDKGNAVNDVFDRLATGAGLGIRWVSPVGPLRLDVAKGLDEEFGGGWRIHFSMGPEL from the coding sequence ATGCTGTTAGCCCGATACCACATACAAAGAATCCTGAAGCTGACCGGGCTTGCGGTGCTGTTGAGCGCGTCTGCCAGCCATGCCAGTCAGGTCAGGGTTGAGGTTGAGGGCGATCACAGTGACTTGAGAGACAATGCCCGGATTTTTGTGGGTGAGGTAGAAGGCCGCTCAGCCGATGGCCTGCGCCGTTACGCCTCCACGGCGATAGCCCAGGTTGAACAGGCCATTCGGGCCCTGGGGTACTACAATCCGGTGATCACATTCGAAGTCACCGAAAATGCGGATGGGCTGGCCGAGCTGGTGTTGACGGTGGTACCGGGGGAGCCCGTACGCATTCGTTCCCGGTCAGTGCTGATCGAGGGGCCAGGCAGCGAAGATCCGGTACTGGTTGATCAGATTCCGAAAGAGCCAGCGGAAGGAGATGTGCTTCATCATGGCCGTTACAACACGCTGCGGCAGGCCATACAGAATCGGGCGCGACGTCTGGGTTACTTTGACGGTGAGTTTGTGACCCGCCGACTGGAAGTAGACCCGTCCGAGAATTACGCAGATATTACCTTGCACTACCGTACCGGCGAGCGGTATCGCCTGGGAGCAGTTACCTTCCTGGAAGGCCATGGTTTTGATGACGGTTTACTGAACCAGTTTGTGACCTTTGAGCCTGGCATTCCTTTCCATGCCGATGAAGTGGCGAAGCTCAACAGCGATCTCTCAAGCAGTGGTTACTTTTCCGGTGTGGATATTGATGCTTCACCGAATCGGGCAGAGGATGGTGTGATACCGGTGGATATTGGTCTTACCCCCAGACCGCCCCGGTCGGTAGGCGCCGGTGTTGGCTTCTCAACAGACGTCGGCCCCCGGTTCCGAGGTAACTGGCGAGAGCATTACACCAACCCCACGGGTCATCGACGCGGGGCAGACACGGAGCTTTCGGAGCTGCGGCAGAACGTCAGTGGATGGTATGAGCTCCCGCTGGACCCACCGATGACGGATTCTATTCGGTTGGGCACCGGTTATCAGCGAGAAAATATTGAGGATGTGGAGTCAGAGCGACTGACTCTGGGGCAGCAATGGCGGCATCAGTTGGATACCGGTTGGATGCAGGTGCTTTCAATACGTTGGGAAGGCGAGCGCTTCAAAATTGGGGAAGATGAGCGAGGCAATTCCAGTCTGTTGCTGCCAGGGCTCAGTTACTCCAAGCTCCAGGCCAACTCGCCCCTGGACCCATCGAGAGGTTATCGGCTGCAATTTGACGTGACCGGCGCCCATCGCGCGATTATTTCCGATGCAGATATCCTGCATGTGAATGTGCTCGCAAGGGGGCTGTATACCCTGGCTGATAATCACCGGTTCCTGACCCGTTTCAACTTTGGTGGGGTGGCGACCAACAGTTTTTCCGATGTGCCTCCCTCATTGCGCTTCTTTGCCGGTGGTGATCAGAGTGTCCGGGGCTATGGTTATGAAACCTTGTCGCCCCGTGATGACAACGGTGTAGCCGTTGGTGGCCGTTTTCAGCTGGTCGGTGGTGTCGAATATCAGTACGAGTTTGTCCGGAACTGGCGGGTGGCGGCGTTCGTCGACAAGGGCAACGCGGTGAATGATGTGTTTGACCGGCTGGCGACAGGTGCCGGCCTGGGGATTCGCTGGGTGAGCCCGGTAGGGCCGTTGCGCCTCGACGTGGCCAAGGGGTTGGACGAGGAATTTGGCGGCGGCTGGCGTATTCACTTTTCCATGGGGCCAGAGCTGTGA
- a CDS encoding translocation/assembly module TamB domain-containing protein, whose protein sequence is MTDHPPVPPEQAERQPKKHKKPLRRRWWFWLLLVVALLLFLPLVVVGLILLALHTEKGTAWTIDQIPGLQTEADRGSLLGQWQAERLEWHGYGVGVVVEAPEVDWSPTCLFEKTICLDTLKADRIAVTLQPSESDDERSGDISLPRINLPLAVVIGDVALGPLTVNDGAIWDRFELQSRASGASLELEHVLYQLEEMRVSASGRADMRRDWPLDIDVDVSLPPPSGDDWQVTVNLGGSVRDLRLRGASSGYLNANIQGQVQPLESRLPASIRLESERFLAHHDLPETLTLKNWRLTLDGSLANGFRTRTQALLPGTEGDIQTSIQGLVTTEKVTDLVLSMAGPERGGGEPPGTLEVQGEASWADGLAADVGLALNRFPWYTLVPGLGEPPVSLNRLEGRASYQEDRYQADLDAQVAGPLGDAELKARLDGDTQAVRITQLDMTTGAGSLSGEAELDFSSQLAWQAALVLDQFNPGYWVPVLESRLDGNVTSEGQLQDDALPRMSADWNLQGRWQGNNARARGQLASDGREWQVDDLVLVVGENRIEGQGRYGSQLAGDLSILLPEPAMFAEGLAGELEASLQFAGTVDDPTAELVVAGRGLSWQDLLQIEAVDLDASLAKGGVLDAALEINEIRAADQQLESVSLRLEGTRDEHQLTVNASHSEATLLAVFAGALGESLDAWQGALNRGEIDIPGPGQTWQLESPADLAYTEAGKLSLGAHCWRWQDSSVCADDQQLLPDAHIAFQIRQFPTTALEPLLPDTFRWSAHLDADVDLSLTDAGPDGRITLDAGEGTFEFLVLDDWETLSHEGLTVDARLQPSIAELSVALRGPELGDFNAELAVDPMAEERPVQGRFSLNSLDLAFASAFAGVEEIGGQVNGQGEITGPLLRPMIHGELALTNGRFYDPGLPLPLNDVVLVLEFLGDSADISGRWNSNDRSSGQLSGMINWQQEPEIELSIVGDRLPVNVEPYARVEVGPDLTIAFRSGELSVSGRVEVPRGEIEIKGLPESAVSISEDEVIVGVETEEPTIRRMVMDVTVVVGEDRVAFDAFGVTGNLEGTLRIGNDMDTRGALQLVNGQYQAFGQDLELRRARILFVGALTEPYLDIEAVRRVDTVVAGIRLSGPVNAPETEVFSEPSMPQSDALSYIILGRPPQGRGDDGQMAQAALSLGLTQASRLTQGIGDELGIRNLTLETEGSGDEAAVVASGYITDELSLRYGVGIFEPITTVALRYDLGRYFYLEAASGLAASLDIFYTRDF, encoded by the coding sequence GTGACCGATCATCCACCGGTGCCACCAGAGCAGGCTGAACGTCAGCCGAAGAAACACAAAAAGCCGCTGCGCCGGCGCTGGTGGTTCTGGCTGTTGCTGGTTGTCGCATTGTTGCTGTTTTTGCCTCTGGTGGTCGTTGGGCTGATTTTGCTGGCCCTGCATACCGAAAAAGGAACGGCCTGGACCATTGATCAGATTCCCGGGTTGCAAACCGAGGCAGATCGCGGCTCCCTGCTCGGCCAGTGGCAGGCTGAGCGCCTTGAATGGCACGGCTATGGCGTGGGCGTGGTGGTGGAGGCTCCGGAAGTTGATTGGTCCCCAACCTGCCTGTTCGAAAAAACTATCTGCCTGGACACGCTCAAGGCCGATCGGATTGCAGTGACCCTGCAGCCCTCTGAATCTGATGATGAACGTTCCGGTGATATCAGCCTTCCCAGGATTAACCTGCCGCTGGCGGTGGTGATCGGGGATGTTGCCCTGGGGCCGCTGACGGTCAATGACGGAGCCATCTGGGACCGGTTTGAGCTGCAATCCCGGGCCTCCGGTGCCAGCCTGGAGCTTGAACACGTGCTGTATCAGCTGGAAGAGATGCGGGTATCGGCGAGTGGTCGCGCTGACATGCGGCGGGATTGGCCCCTGGATATCGATGTTGACGTATCCTTGCCGCCGCCATCGGGAGATGACTGGCAGGTCACCGTTAACCTGGGTGGCAGCGTCAGGGACTTGCGGTTGCGAGGTGCCAGCAGTGGTTATCTCAATGCGAATATACAGGGGCAGGTTCAGCCGCTGGAAAGCCGTCTGCCAGCGTCCATCAGACTCGAATCCGAGCGTTTTCTTGCCCATCATGATCTTCCGGAAACACTGACGCTGAAGAACTGGCGATTAACCCTTGACGGTTCCCTGGCCAACGGCTTCAGGACCCGTACCCAGGCGCTACTGCCGGGTACCGAGGGTGATATCCAGACGTCTATCCAGGGATTGGTCACCACAGAGAAGGTGACAGATCTGGTACTGTCCATGGCCGGCCCGGAAAGAGGGGGTGGTGAGCCACCCGGAACCCTGGAGGTGCAGGGCGAGGCCTCCTGGGCTGATGGTCTGGCCGCTGATGTGGGGCTGGCCCTGAACCGCTTCCCCTGGTACACCCTGGTGCCGGGGCTGGGCGAGCCTCCGGTTTCGCTCAACCGTCTGGAAGGTCGGGCAAGTTACCAGGAAGACCGCTACCAGGCGGATCTTGACGCGCAGGTTGCCGGTCCCCTTGGGGATGCCGAGCTGAAGGCCCGCCTTGATGGCGATACTCAGGCTGTCCGTATCACCCAGCTCGACATGACGACCGGAGCGGGTTCCCTGTCTGGCGAAGCCGAGCTCGATTTTTCTTCCCAGCTGGCTTGGCAAGCTGCCCTGGTTCTGGATCAGTTCAATCCGGGCTATTGGGTGCCTGTGCTGGAGTCCCGGTTGGATGGCAACGTAACCAGCGAAGGCCAGCTTCAGGACGACGCATTGCCCCGAATGTCGGCGGACTGGAATCTGCAGGGACGATGGCAGGGGAACAATGCTCGCGCCCGGGGCCAGTTGGCCAGTGACGGTCGCGAATGGCAAGTGGATGATCTTGTACTTGTTGTGGGTGAGAACCGTATAGAAGGGCAGGGTCGTTACGGCAGCCAACTGGCAGGTGACTTGTCCATCCTGTTGCCTGAACCGGCGATGTTTGCCGAAGGTTTGGCTGGTGAACTGGAGGCCAGCCTGCAGTTTGCGGGCACCGTGGATGATCCCACCGCCGAGCTTGTCGTGGCTGGCCGCGGATTGAGCTGGCAGGATCTGTTGCAGATTGAGGCCGTGGATCTTGATGCCAGTCTGGCCAAAGGCGGTGTGCTGGATGCAGCGCTGGAGATCAATGAGATTCGTGCTGCCGACCAACAGCTGGAGAGCGTATCCCTTCGCCTTGAAGGTACCCGGGATGAGCATCAGCTAACAGTCAATGCCAGCCACAGTGAGGCGACCCTGCTTGCCGTATTTGCCGGCGCCCTGGGTGAAAGCCTTGATGCCTGGCAGGGTGCCCTGAACCGTGGTGAAATCGACATACCCGGCCCGGGCCAGACGTGGCAACTGGAATCTCCCGCTGACCTTGCCTACACCGAAGCAGGCAAACTGAGCCTAGGCGCTCACTGCTGGCGCTGGCAGGACAGTTCTGTGTGCGCTGACGATCAGCAGCTATTGCCGGATGCCCACATCGCCTTCCAGATTCGCCAGTTTCCGACCACGGCCCTTGAACCACTGTTGCCTGATACCTTCCGATGGAGTGCGCACCTGGATGCCGACGTGGATCTGTCACTGACCGACGCAGGGCCGGATGGCAGAATCACACTGGATGCCGGTGAGGGAACCTTCGAATTCCTGGTGCTGGATGACTGGGAAACCCTGAGTCATGAGGGTTTGACCGTTGATGCTCGTCTTCAGCCCAGCATAGCTGAGCTTTCAGTTGCCCTGCGAGGCCCGGAGCTGGGCGATTTTAATGCCGAGCTGGCGGTTGACCCGATGGCTGAAGAACGACCGGTACAGGGCCGTTTCAGCCTGAACTCACTGGATCTGGCTTTTGCATCCGCCTTCGCCGGGGTGGAAGAGATTGGAGGTCAGGTTAACGGCCAAGGCGAAATTACCGGCCCATTGTTACGTCCCATGATTCATGGCGAGCTGGCTCTTACGAATGGTCGTTTTTACGATCCGGGCCTGCCACTACCACTGAACGATGTGGTTCTGGTGCTCGAGTTTCTCGGGGATTCCGCTGATATCAGCGGGCGCTGGAACAGTAACGACCGCAGTAGCGGGCAACTTTCGGGGATGATCAATTGGCAGCAGGAGCCCGAGATTGAGCTGTCGATTGTTGGCGATAGGCTGCCAGTGAATGTCGAACCCTATGCCCGGGTTGAAGTCGGGCCAGACCTCACCATTGCTTTCCGCAGTGGTGAACTCTCTGTGTCTGGACGGGTGGAAGTACCCCGTGGTGAGATCGAGATCAAGGGGCTTCCGGAGTCAGCGGTTTCTATCTCCGAAGATGAGGTGATTGTCGGAGTTGAAACCGAGGAGCCGACCATCCGGCGTATGGTGATGGACGTGACTGTGGTGGTCGGCGAAGACCGGGTAGCGTTTGATGCTTTCGGTGTGACCGGGAATCTCGAGGGGACTCTGCGGATTGGCAACGACATGGATACCCGGGGTGCGCTTCAACTGGTGAATGGTCAATACCAGGCATTTGGGCAGGATCTGGAACTACGGCGAGCGAGAATCCTGTTTGTGGGTGCCCTGACGGAACCCTACCTGGACATAGAGGCAGTGCGCAGAGTAGACACTGTTGTTGCCGGTATCCGGCTTAGCGGCCCCGTGAACGCCCCTGAAACCGAGGTGTTCTCTGAACCTTCCATGCCCCAAAGCGATGCGTTGTCCTACATCATTCTGGGCCGTCCGCCCCAAGGCCGCGGTGATGACGGCCAGATGGCGCAGGCTGCGTTGTCGTTGGGGCTGACCCAGGCCAGCAGATTGACCCAGGGCATTGGAGACGAGCTGGGCATTCGCAATCTCACCCTGGAAACGGAAGGCTCCGGAGACGAGGCCGCGGTGGTGGCCAGCGGATACATTACCGATGAATTGAGCCTGAGGTATGGCGTCGGGATATTCGAACCGATCACCACGGTCGCACTGCGATATGATCTGGGCCGGTATTTCTATCTGGAGGCGGCCAGTGGCCTGGCCGCCTCGCTGGATATCTTCTACACCCGGGATTTCTGA
- a CDS encoding SIMPL domain-containing protein, whose translation MMKKYTKALAATVFVASLAPLAVSAGEVSLSGEGSVRYTPDSARLQFTASAEHNLPERASDRLSETMEQWRKAIQGMRDQLVDYSDANVNLYTRSLPVQERGQQPERMAVASQTVSFSIDNLELLNPLLEQAHKAGLQYHLSEHQFFHSDEERLQRQALARAIEDARSRCAFVAEQLGKTCGEVKTININCGHRPMPMMMAEARAASDTVSSIAPREIQASVNATFNLD comes from the coding sequence ATGATGAAAAAATACACCAAAGCACTGGCCGCAACGGTGTTCGTGGCTTCATTGGCACCACTGGCCGTTTCCGCTGGCGAAGTGAGCCTGAGTGGGGAGGGCAGCGTTCGCTACACTCCGGACAGCGCCCGTTTGCAATTTACCGCCAGTGCCGAGCACAACCTCCCAGAGCGGGCTTCTGATCGCCTTTCCGAGACCATGGAGCAATGGCGCAAGGCGATACAGGGCATGCGCGACCAACTGGTGGACTATTCAGACGCCAACGTTAACCTGTATACCCGGTCACTACCGGTTCAGGAGCGTGGGCAACAACCGGAGCGAATGGCGGTGGCAAGCCAGACAGTCAGCTTTTCCATCGACAATCTTGAACTGCTGAACCCTCTGCTGGAACAGGCCCACAAGGCTGGTCTGCAATACCATCTGAGCGAACACCAGTTCTTCCATTCCGACGAAGAGCGCCTGCAACGTCAGGCACTGGCCAGGGCCATCGAGGATGCCCGCAGCCGGTGTGCCTTTGTGGCGGAACAGTTGGGCAAAACCTGTGGTGAGGTGAAAACCATCAACATCAATTGCGGCCACCGCCCGATGCCCATGATGATGGCGGAAGCAAGAGCCGCCAGCGACACCGTTTCCAGTATCGCCCCCCGGGAAATCCAGGCCAGCGTCAACGCCACCTTCAACCTGGATTAA
- a CDS encoding gamma-glutamyl-gamma-aminobutyrate hydrolase family protein, with the protein MSEISEAPESPGITIGISGPARRSTAHRLINLGLRLHGAHTHYIRPGSSTDVSLLDGLVLSGGTHVHPNRYGQQPQVTARYDLKRDETDFTLLEQAEEIDIPVLGICRGAQFINVFHGGSLCQNVTPLRMKTRHRPLLLPLQTVQLVQDSRIGRLMHSTLIGANRIHSQAIKHLGRNLRVTALDNDLFVQAIENTGQQWLMGVQWHPEYLLYHTGHRRIFSHFVHAARARKLERLQSQDMAFGQQGD; encoded by the coding sequence ATGTCTGAGATCTCAGAAGCACCAGAATCGCCGGGGATCACCATTGGCATCAGCGGCCCCGCCCGGCGCAGCACCGCCCACAGACTGATCAATCTGGGCCTGCGGCTGCATGGCGCCCACACGCACTACATTCGTCCCGGATCCAGCACGGACGTCTCCCTGCTCGATGGCCTGGTGCTCTCTGGCGGCACCCACGTACACCCCAACCGCTATGGCCAACAGCCACAAGTGACCGCGAGATACGACCTGAAACGGGACGAAACCGACTTCACGCTGCTTGAGCAAGCCGAGGAAATAGACATTCCGGTACTGGGTATATGCCGTGGGGCCCAGTTCATCAATGTCTTTCATGGCGGGTCGTTGTGCCAGAACGTGACCCCGCTGCGAATGAAAACCCGCCACCGCCCTTTGCTGCTACCCCTTCAAACGGTCCAGCTGGTCCAGGACAGCCGGATAGGCCGGCTGATGCACAGCACCCTGATTGGCGCGAACCGTATTCACAGCCAGGCGATTAAACACCTGGGGCGGAATCTCAGGGTAACGGCACTGGACAACGACCTGTTCGTGCAGGCCATCGAAAACACCGGGCAACAATGGTTGATGGGGGTTCAGTGGCATCCGGAATACCTGCTGTATCACACCGGCCACCGGCGGATTTTCAGCCACTTTGTGCATGCCGCCCGGGCTCGGAAACTGGAGCGGCTGCAAAGCCAAGATATGGCCTTTGGCCAGCAAGGAGACTGA
- a CDS encoding amidoligase family protein, translating to MNSTERCAMPERLRNHQGEERRVGVEIELSGLGYDELVEHVARLLKGSPELESRYVSRLETDAGTFTIELDSDPVKDLDLADERLPESIRELGTHAMDVIDFAAERIVPLEIVGPPLPFSRLGLIEELVDELRELGAEGSREAIYFAFGLQLNPELPDLEPATIVTYLQAFAALYDWLKSRHQIDISRKFTTYIEPWSSRYTDMLMAEDYAPDQASLMKDYLNFNPTRNKALDLLPLFAHLDSELLHDYVDDPRIKSRPTLHYRLPDCDIDNPRWHFSTVWNDWVVLEQIANHPEHLKELRELFREAQTFSFRNLTRSWRDTTEQWLKQRGYV from the coding sequence ATGAATTCGACAGAGCGTTGTGCGATGCCGGAGCGGCTTCGTAATCATCAAGGAGAAGAGCGTAGAGTTGGCGTGGAGATCGAACTCTCCGGACTGGGCTACGATGAATTGGTTGAACATGTCGCCCGCCTGCTCAAGGGCAGCCCGGAGCTGGAGTCGCGTTATGTCAGCCGTCTGGAGACTGACGCCGGAACCTTCACCATTGAGCTGGACTCTGACCCTGTGAAGGATCTTGACCTGGCGGACGAACGCCTGCCCGAGTCAATCCGCGAGCTGGGCACCCACGCCATGGATGTCATCGATTTTGCCGCAGAACGCATTGTGCCTCTTGAGATTGTCGGGCCACCTCTGCCCTTTTCCAGACTGGGCCTGATCGAAGAACTGGTAGACGAGCTGCGCGAACTTGGCGCGGAAGGCAGCCGGGAAGCGATTTATTTTGCTTTCGGCCTGCAACTCAATCCCGAACTGCCGGACCTGGAACCCGCAACCATTGTCACCTACCTGCAGGCCTTCGCGGCACTTTATGACTGGCTCAAATCCCGGCATCAGATTGACATAAGCCGAAAATTTACCACTTACATCGAGCCCTGGAGCAGCCGTTACACGGACATGCTGATGGCGGAAGATTATGCTCCCGACCAGGCCTCGCTGATGAAAGACTACCTGAACTTCAACCCGACGCGGAACAAGGCCCTGGACCTTCTGCCACTGTTTGCACATCTGGATTCAGAGCTGTTGCACGACTATGTGGACGACCCGAGAATCAAGAGCCGGCCGACGCTTCACTACCGGTTACCCGATTGCGATATCGACAACCCCCGATGGCATTTTTCCACGGTCTGGAACGACTGGGTGGTACTGGAGCAGATCGCAAACCATCCAGAGCACCTGAAAGAACTCAGGGAACTGTTCCGCGAAGCCCAGACATTCAGTTTTCGCAATCTCACCCGCTCATGGCGTGACACCACGGAACAATGGCTTAAACAGCGCGGTTATGTCTGA
- the lexA gene encoding transcriptional repressor LexA produces MKLTARQSQVLDIIRRYVDETGYPPTRAEIAAELGFRSANAAEEHLRALARKGAIEMVPGASRGIRLPEVEQDPGLPVVGQVAAGSPILAQEHIEEHCTLQPEFFSPSADYLLRVRGMSMKDIGILDGDLLAVHRTQDVHNGQVVVARVGEEVTVKRFRRDGSKVWLIAENEEFAPIEIDLAEQELFIEGLGVGVIRRSDLH; encoded by the coding sequence ATGAAGCTGACCGCGCGACAGTCCCAGGTGCTGGATATCATCCGGCGGTACGTAGACGAAACCGGTTACCCGCCAACGCGGGCAGAAATCGCTGCCGAACTGGGGTTTCGCTCCGCCAATGCGGCAGAGGAGCATTTGCGGGCCCTGGCCAGGAAAGGCGCCATCGAAATGGTGCCTGGTGCCAGCCGGGGGATTCGACTGCCGGAAGTGGAGCAGGACCCAGGGTTACCGGTTGTCGGCCAGGTTGCGGCGGGTAGCCCGATTCTCGCCCAGGAACACATTGAAGAGCACTGTACTTTGCAACCGGAATTTTTCTCGCCATCCGCCGATTACCTGCTCCGCGTGCGCGGCATGAGCATGAAAGACATTGGCATTCTCGACGGTGATTTGCTCGCAGTGCATCGCACTCAGGATGTTCATAACGGGCAGGTGGTTGTGGCCAGGGTTGGTGAAGAAGTGACGGTAAAACGGTTTCGCAGGGACGGCTCGAAGGTCTGGTTGATTGCGGAGAACGAAGAGTTCGCCCCGATTGAAATTGATCTGGCCGAACAGGAGTTGTTTATCGAAGGTCTGGGTGTGGGCGTGATCCGCCGATCAGATTTGCATTGA
- a CDS encoding cell division inhibitor SulA, with translation MEQLSFTQNMAFQPAAIMPARTVSTGKARATALHSSSDVGRGTRDFGGNVTEIILPEGQVENVQLLLPMLTQLNQEKRWLALIDPPQSLVGKWQKMHGIVASELLVLRSTNDYSAQQLAERALSAGTCHAVVLWTNKLGRSAFESLQKASAQGSSHGVVLRHR, from the coding sequence ATGGAACAGTTAAGCTTCACTCAGAACATGGCGTTCCAGCCGGCGGCCATCATGCCCGCCCGCACGGTGTCTACAGGAAAAGCACGGGCCACAGCCCTTCACTCATCGTCAGACGTCGGTCGGGGAACCAGGGATTTTGGCGGTAACGTGACGGAAATTATTCTTCCTGAAGGCCAGGTAGAGAATGTCCAGTTGCTGCTCCCTATGCTCACCCAGCTGAACCAGGAGAAGCGCTGGCTGGCCCTGATTGACCCGCCACAGTCCCTGGTTGGCAAGTGGCAGAAAATGCACGGTATTGTGGCCAGTGAGTTGCTGGTATTGCGCTCAACCAACGATTACTCCGCACAGCAGCTGGCTGAGCGGGCTTTGAGTGCTGGTACCTGTCATGCGGTGGTGCTCTGGACTAACAAGCTCGGGCGTTCAGCCTTTGAGTCCCTTCAAAAGGCTTCGGCGCAAGGTAGCAGCCACGGCGTGGTGCTGCGTCATCGGTAA
- a CDS encoding DUF6586 family protein, producing MASQWYSLVAQKLFLANTLLARLESDTKRSAAETEALSQGSAELLLRARQTLLVMIARYHQHKAEKPQTLAELEALFPYEVHETRLLRELAETSGSWWNHLDQVESALSQPPTTRKNVTEENIIAVSVEQGPDRSAATLRKTLAAMTELAKRLEEQHSEW from the coding sequence ATGGCATCACAATGGTACTCACTGGTAGCCCAAAAGCTTTTTCTGGCCAACACCTTACTCGCCAGGCTTGAGTCGGACACCAAGCGCTCCGCTGCGGAAACGGAAGCGCTGTCTCAGGGCTCCGCCGAGCTCCTGCTGCGGGCAAGGCAAACGCTGCTGGTCATGATTGCCCGATACCATCAGCACAAAGCCGAAAAACCGCAGACATTAGCAGAACTGGAAGCGCTGTTTCCTTACGAGGTACACGAGACCCGGCTTTTAAGAGAACTGGCAGAGACATCGGGAAGCTGGTGGAACCATCTTGATCAGGTTGAATCGGCTTTGAGCCAGCCTCCGACCACACGCAAGAATGTTACGGAAGAGAATATCATTGCGGTTTCCGTCGAACAGGGCCCGGACCGTTCCGCCGCAACACTCAGGAAGACTCTGGCGGCCATGACTGAACTGGCCAAACGGCTTGAGGAACAACACAGCGAGTGGTAG